The following are encoded in a window of Trichormus variabilis 0441 genomic DNA:
- a CDS encoding tyrosine-type recombinase/integrase, translated as MSRPRVQSLLLTTPPPVTLHPAAVYLAGLALGSRLTIEQALNAIARLISNGECDAYTLNWAALRYQHTAAIRTALMQKYAPATTNKMLCALRRVLKEALRLELMDATDYAKAVDFKNVKVKRKLRGRALTSAEIAALIEVCLCDPTPCGVRDAALIAILRGAGVRRAEVVNLELRDLSSNGALEIRQGKGDKDRTVYLPTAAMALVEDWLRVRGRKTGALLCPIRKGGQVQLRRMTPQAVLLIVRKRASESGVESFSPHDFRRTFCSDLLDSGTDIVTVQKLAGHASPATTSKYDRRGEETKRLAVENLSIPYTPRQSNL; from the coding sequence ATGTCTCGCCCAAGAGTCCAATCCTTGCTTTTGACTACTCCGCCGCCAGTGACCCTTCACCCGGCAGCCGTCTACTTGGCTGGGCTGGCACTAGGGTCGAGACTCACCATCGAACAAGCGCTCAATGCGATCGCCCGACTAATTTCCAATGGGGAGTGTGATGCTTATACGCTCAATTGGGCAGCTTTGCGCTATCAGCACACGGCGGCGATTCGTACTGCCTTAATGCAGAAATACGCCCCAGCGACAACGAATAAAATGCTGTGTGCATTGCGTCGCGTACTCAAAGAAGCACTGCGACTGGAATTAATGGATGCTACGGATTACGCCAAGGCTGTAGATTTCAAAAATGTAAAAGTCAAAAGAAAACTCAGAGGTAGAGCGTTAACATCGGCAGAAATTGCCGCACTGATAGAGGTATGTCTTTGTGACCCCACACCGTGCGGTGTCAGAGACGCAGCTTTGATTGCCATACTGCGCGGTGCTGGGGTAAGACGGGCAGAGGTGGTGAATTTGGAGTTGAGAGACTTGAGCAGTAACGGCGCTTTGGAAATTCGACAAGGTAAAGGAGATAAAGACCGCACAGTATATCTGCCAACGGCGGCAATGGCATTGGTAGAAGATTGGCTACGGGTAAGAGGTCGCAAAACAGGAGCGCTGTTATGTCCGATTCGCAAAGGCGGACAAGTACAACTAAGGAGGATGACCCCACAGGCGGTACTGCTAATTGTACGTAAACGCGCCAGCGAATCAGGGGTAGAGTCCTTTTCCCCTCATGATTTTCGCCGGACGTTTTGCTCAGACTTGTTAGATTCTGGTACAGATATTGTCACTGTTCAGAAATTAGCCGGACACGCCTCGCCTGCAACCACGTCCAAGTATGACCGTCGCGGGGAAGAAACTAAACGTCTTGCTGTGGAAAACTTAAGTATCCCTTACACTCCTCGTCAAAGCAATTTGTAA
- a CDS encoding TrbI/VirB10 family protein, protein MSVDNHKNGSGATLEDLLHIDDAQKFNDNKQPEPESLLVPTKHTFVTSPWSRLAIITVPFGVGFLAIFLMLNGVFNPPTPQKTVQKQEEPTTTEQAQQNEEGDGDARAKLALSDQQAELNKINLSKKEQPTPVKVSQTEKVVPRTPPSPRPAPRWVQNPSPRPAPQPIRTYTPPATRTSFAPRPSISAPRETHLDPLEQLNKLRTIGSYGKIAYAESSISDNSSLDPAQNLPNQPQEQSDFNNNNVDNDTSAQTTQQNSNDSIEKIRPRWQAQPQAKSDKYLDQERQILEGKQTRYLTVGTFANGVIVTPLVQATVNSSVGQQTSTANNTRSVVRLTQDLRDNYGQVAIQAGTLLAVELVSVDGGSVAIASVRAIIKDNTEYPISTGAISVTGEGGRPLIAKKFQDRGGEIARNDLFGGAVSALGKVGEIINQPDNEEEIEDEFTGRIRRRSSGNRRNVTGALLEGFFGQVSQNVSQRNQRATQEINSRPNAWYIAAGNKVTITVNRSLELP, encoded by the coding sequence ATGAGTGTAGACAATCATAAAAATGGTTCAGGAGCGACCCTAGAGGATTTGCTTCATATAGATGATGCTCAAAAATTTAATGATAATAAACAACCAGAACCAGAAAGTTTATTAGTACCGACTAAGCACACATTCGTCACTTCTCCTTGGTCAAGACTGGCAATAATCACCGTGCCTTTCGGAGTGGGATTTTTAGCTATATTTTTGATGCTCAATGGTGTATTTAATCCCCCAACTCCTCAAAAAACTGTCCAAAAACAAGAAGAACCAACAACTACTGAACAAGCCCAACAAAATGAAGAAGGTGATGGTGATGCCCGTGCAAAACTAGCCTTATCTGACCAACAGGCAGAACTGAACAAGATTAACCTCAGCAAAAAAGAACAACCAACACCAGTAAAAGTTTCTCAAACCGAAAAGGTCGTGCCAAGAACACCGCCGTCACCGCGTCCTGCCCCACGCTGGGTGCAAAATCCTTCCCCACGTCCAGCCCCACAACCAATTAGAACCTATACTCCACCAGCAACACGCACGAGTTTCGCTCCTAGACCCTCTATATCTGCACCAAGAGAAACGCACCTAGATCCACTTGAACAACTCAACAAACTTCGCACCATCGGTTCCTATGGCAAAATCGCCTATGCCGAATCTAGTATTAGCGACAATTCTTCATTAGACCCGGCTCAAAATTTACCTAATCAACCACAGGAGCAAAGTGATTTCAATAATAATAATGTAGATAATGATACTTCTGCCCAAACCACACAGCAAAACTCAAACGACTCTATTGAAAAGATCCGCCCCAGGTGGCAAGCCCAACCTCAAGCTAAGTCGGATAAATATTTAGACCAGGAACGGCAAATACTTGAAGGTAAACAAACTCGCTACCTCACTGTTGGTACTTTTGCTAATGGTGTGATTGTTACCCCATTAGTTCAAGCGACAGTTAATAGCTCTGTTGGGCAACAAACATCAACAGCTAATAATACTAGGTCAGTCGTTCGACTAACTCAAGATTTACGCGATAACTATGGGCAAGTGGCAATACAGGCCGGAACTTTATTGGCAGTCGAGTTGGTTTCGGTTGACGGTGGTAGTGTAGCGATCGCGTCGGTCAGAGCGATTATCAAAGATAATACCGAGTACCCGATCTCGACTGGTGCAATCTCTGTGACTGGGGAAGGTGGTCGTCCTCTGATAGCCAAGAAATTTCAAGACAGGGGCGGCGAGATTGCCCGTAATGACTTGTTTGGCGGTGCTGTGTCTGCATTGGGCAAGGTTGGGGAAATTATAAACCAACCAGATAATGAAGAAGAAATTGAGGATGAATTTACCGGACGGATTCGACGGCGCAGCAGTGGCAATCGTCGCAATGTTACGGGTGCATTGCTTGAAGGGTTTTTTGGGCAGGTCAGTCAAAACGTCAGTCAACGTAATCAACGTGCTACTCAAGAAATTAATTCTCGCCCAAATGCTTGGTACATAGCAGCAGGGAATAAAGTCACCATTACAGTTAATCGCTCTCTGGAGTTGCCATGA
- a CDS encoding type IV secretion system DNA-binding domain-containing protein encodes MPKSSKKVKDKLGKGKLENEQISVVKMLTPFEDIIHLAGICDLSLGGRQGIGALILKKGESIQIKFGFDCLGIHPNLPTEQMLAIFEGIEAGLKEIPEGESLTIHLGSFTSDYNRQQELSTLESNCSIDQLKLLIRSERLRTKELTQSGIRKNKFLRLWCTYTVVADDERKSDFIESIIRKLEKGWFSFTGEIHAINNTRIESILQNSFNDGFLQWSAILGNKMKLGIRALSPEEIWSVIWQQFNHSAPPPIPNPLKIDSDGLVETQTSDFHIRHLMLENEQSVPFFDRKWVKIQNKYIGALNFSQKPGGWYDEQAQLRYLWELISRDSISDTEIICQLTKANQTISKTNLQRITKQSITNTSLSTEKGNIDVKSGMNIEEAVEAQKTIYKGSVVIYTAVAFLVHRKTTRELDEACRYLASYFLRPAVVDREIECAWKIWLQCCPMVWEPLLTKPFNRRLPYFSSEAPGLMPLIRTTSGDLTGFELIASEGGTPVHLDLYQNHKNLAVFGATRSGKSVLVAGILTPALAQDIPVVALDYPKPDGTSTFTDYTNLLGVEGAYFDISKESNNLFELPDLRSLDAELRNERLNDFKEFLSSVLMTMVIGTSTLGVSPSMITNIESIIALTLKTFFNDDEIKLRYKLAIQNGFGSKEWNETPTLKDFYNFCSPAFIQLDSIASNSQEISEALNQIRLRINYWLNTRVGQSISQPSSFRTDAKLLVFALRNLSSEADAAILALSAYAAALRRALSSKASIFFLDEAPILFQFDAIADLIGRLCANGAKSGIRVILSAQEAETIYQTKAAQKIFSNMTTRLVGRIQSSAVDPFIVRFKYPPEIIRVNSTEAFYPKKEGIFSNWLLDDNGKLTFCRYYPAYCLLASVANNPNEQELRSLFLKEYKDNPLLGLVKFSEDYIRMIRGENLSDLAKRLILKSNSQQVV; translated from the coding sequence ATGCCAAAATCTTCTAAAAAAGTTAAAGATAAATTAGGGAAAGGTAAGTTAGAAAATGAGCAGATTAGTGTTGTCAAAATGCTCACTCCTTTTGAAGATATTATTCACTTGGCGGGAATATGTGATCTTAGCTTGGGAGGGCGACAAGGTATAGGAGCATTAATTCTGAAAAAGGGTGAAAGTATTCAAATTAAATTCGGCTTTGATTGCTTGGGTATTCATCCGAACTTACCAACAGAGCAAATGTTAGCTATTTTTGAGGGGATAGAAGCTGGACTAAAAGAAATACCAGAAGGCGAAAGCTTAACAATACATTTAGGTTCATTTACTTCCGATTACAACAGACAACAAGAACTATCAACCTTAGAATCTAATTGCTCTATCGACCAATTAAAATTATTGATTCGTAGTGAGAGATTAAGAACTAAAGAACTAACACAAAGCGGGATTAGGAAGAACAAGTTTCTCAGACTATGGTGTACTTATACTGTAGTGGCTGACGATGAACGGAAGAGTGATTTTATCGAATCTATTATTAGAAAATTAGAGAAGGGCTGGTTTAGTTTTACAGGTGAAATTCATGCCATAAATAATACAAGGATAGAAAGCATTCTGCAAAATTCATTTAATGATGGATTTTTGCAGTGGTCAGCTATTCTTGGCAACAAGATGAAGTTAGGAATTAGAGCTTTAAGCCCCGAAGAAATCTGGTCAGTCATTTGGCAGCAATTTAATCACTCTGCTCCTCCGCCCATTCCTAATCCTTTAAAAATTGACTCAGATGGACTAGTGGAAACTCAAACAAGTGACTTCCATATCCGTCATTTAATGCTAGAGAATGAGCAATCTGTGCCGTTCTTTGATAGGAAATGGGTCAAGATACAAAATAAATATATTGGCGCATTGAACTTTAGCCAAAAACCTGGGGGGTGGTATGACGAACAAGCACAGTTAAGATATCTTTGGGAACTAATTTCTAGAGATAGTATTTCTGATACCGAGATAATTTGTCAGCTAACTAAAGCTAATCAAACTATCTCTAAAACCAACTTGCAACGCATTACTAAACAATCAATTACTAATACTTCTCTATCTACAGAGAAAGGAAATATTGATGTTAAGTCAGGGATGAACATTGAGGAAGCTGTAGAGGCGCAGAAGACAATATACAAAGGTAGTGTTGTCATATATACAGCAGTAGCTTTTCTCGTTCACCGCAAAACCACTAGGGAATTAGATGAGGCTTGCCGATATCTAGCAAGTTACTTTCTGCGTCCGGCAGTAGTTGATCGGGAAATTGAGTGTGCCTGGAAGATATGGTTGCAGTGCTGTCCTATGGTATGGGAACCACTGTTAACCAAACCGTTTAACCGCCGACTACCTTACTTCAGTTCAGAAGCACCAGGGCTGATGCCATTGATTCGGACTACTAGTGGTGATCTCACTGGATTTGAGTTAATCGCCTCTGAAGGTGGCACACCTGTACACCTGGATTTGTACCAAAACCACAAAAATTTGGCTGTGTTTGGTGCTACTCGTTCAGGTAAATCTGTTCTGGTGGCAGGTATTCTTACCCCAGCCCTAGCACAAGATATTCCGGTAGTGGCACTAGACTATCCTAAACCAGACGGTACTTCTACTTTTACCGATTACACCAATCTGCTGGGTGTTGAGGGGGCATACTTCGATATTTCTAAGGAGTCAAACAATCTTTTTGAGCTTCCTGATTTACGCTCTCTAGATGCAGAACTGAGAAATGAACGATTGAACGATTTTAAGGAATTTCTCTCGTCTGTGCTGATGACGATGGTGATTGGCACTAGTACGCTTGGTGTCAGCCCCTCAATGATCACCAATATTGAGTCAATCATTGCGTTAACATTAAAAACGTTTTTTAATGATGATGAAATTAAATTACGTTATAAACTTGCAATACAAAATGGCTTTGGTAGTAAGGAATGGAACGAAACTCCCACCCTCAAAGACTTTTATAATTTTTGTTCTCCTGCTTTCATACAATTAGATTCTATTGCTAGTAATAGTCAAGAGATTAGCGAAGCATTAAATCAAATTAGACTGAGAATAAATTATTGGTTAAATACCAGGGTAGGGCAATCAATTTCTCAGCCCAGTAGTTTTAGAACTGATGCTAAGTTGTTAGTGTTTGCACTGAGAAATCTATCTAGTGAAGCTGATGCGGCGATACTTGCTCTTAGTGCTTATGCAGCAGCTTTACGCCGCGCACTTTCCTCAAAAGCTTCAATCTTCTTCCTTGATGAAGCGCCAATTTTATTTCAATTTGATGCGATCGCTGACCTGATTGGGCGATTATGTGCCAACGGTGCTAAGTCTGGTATTCGCGTCATACTTTCGGCTCAAGAAGCTGAGACTATATACCAAACTAAAGCCGCACAGAAGATATTTAGCAATATGACTACACGCTTAGTAGGCAGGATTCAATCATCGGCTGTTGATCCGTTTATTGTTCGCTTTAAATATCCCCCCGAAATTATTAGGGTCAACAGTACAGAAGCTTTTTATCCAAAAAAGGAGGGGATTTTTTCTAATTGGCTCTTAGATGATAATGGCAAACTCACATTCTGTAGATATTATCCGGCTTACTGTTTATTAGCCTCCGTTGCTAATAATCCTAATGAGCAGGAATTACGCAGTCTTTTTCTCAAAGAATACAAAGATAATCCTCTGCTTGGTTTAGTCAAGTTTAGTGAGGATTACATCAGGATGATTCGGGGAGAAAATTTATCAGACTTGGCTAAAAGGTTGATTTTAAAATCAAATTCACAGCAGGTAGTGTAA
- a CDS encoding type IV secretory system conjugative DNA transfer family protein, producing MSQSLKTNSAKNQQFSFEQLQNPDNAIGKYTHQLLTLNGLTVLSLLGAYILIRVFFSDSNKKKIATSYWGGGKETTVAKKKAIKQIANPQCDSAALYIGKHQDKGDGNTFYIPDVQRGTAVIGAPGSGKTFSAINPMIYSAIDQGFPIIAYDFKYPSQAKVAAYAKYKGYDVHIFAPGFPESEVCNPLDFLRDSSDAETARQISTVINKNFRLLGNSSEDGFFGPSGDQLTQAIIMLAKEFGDYADVMTCAAILSSEHMVKRLMAASLNPWVKIAFGQLFSSAASEKTVAGIVATASIMFTRFMAKNTLGCFIGKTTLPLEIKGKQMIIFGLDRERRDAVGPLMTSILHMTIARNIASKRKDPLIVALDELPSIYLPDLYRWLNESRSEGFCGIIGFQNMGQLEKNYGKEVAKAILGACSSKFIFNPGENESAQLFSSFLGDEEIKYKQKSRSSGSKNNSTSISEQEKTRKLFESAQFLKLIAGKCVFINPAYANNNEGSVPLLKTIKISQPLKNVDKYNQLKWARIVSLAARKSTQKFPSQQDLALRVNLVEQHFPLPDNPGAVSNTGLTAKEVGNIINQGSSQNGI from the coding sequence ATGAGCCAATCCTTGAAAACAAATAGTGCTAAAAATCAACAATTTAGTTTTGAGCAATTGCAAAATCCTGATAATGCAATTGGCAAGTACACTCATCAATTACTCACCCTTAATGGTCTAACAGTTTTATCCTTGCTCGGTGCTTATATTCTCATAAGGGTATTTTTTAGCGACTCTAATAAAAAGAAAATCGCTACTTCTTATTGGGGTGGGGGTAAGGAAACGACAGTGGCTAAGAAAAAGGCTATCAAACAAATCGCCAATCCTCAATGTGATAGTGCAGCGCTTTACATTGGTAAGCATCAGGACAAAGGTGATGGCAATACTTTCTATATTCCTGATGTACAACGAGGTACAGCCGTAATCGGCGCTCCGGGTAGTGGTAAAACATTCTCTGCCATCAACCCCATGATTTACTCCGCTATAGATCAGGGGTTTCCGATTATTGCTTATGATTTTAAGTATCCATCTCAAGCCAAAGTTGCTGCCTATGCTAAATACAAGGGCTATGATGTGCATATCTTCGCCCCAGGATTTCCTGAATCTGAAGTCTGCAATCCACTAGACTTTCTGCGCGACAGTAGTGATGCGGAAACTGCCCGACAAATTTCCACTGTCATCAATAAGAACTTTCGACTTCTGGGTAATTCAAGTGAAGATGGGTTCTTTGGGCCATCTGGTGATCAGTTGACTCAAGCAATCATCATGTTAGCTAAAGAGTTTGGTGATTACGCCGATGTCATGACCTGTGCAGCGATACTCTCTAGTGAACACATGGTCAAACGCCTGATGGCTGCTTCCTTAAACCCTTGGGTGAAAATTGCCTTTGGTCAGTTGTTCAGTTCTGCCGCATCTGAGAAAACCGTTGCCGGGATTGTGGCGACCGCTTCGATTATGTTTACTCGCTTTATGGCGAAAAATACTCTTGGCTGTTTCATCGGTAAAACGACTCTGCCTTTAGAAATCAAGGGTAAGCAGATGATTATCTTTGGCTTGGACAGAGAACGGCGAGATGCTGTAGGGCCTCTGATGACCAGCATTTTACACATGACTATCGCCCGTAATATCGCTTCTAAACGCAAAGATCCATTAATCGTTGCCCTGGACGAATTACCCTCGATTTACTTGCCTGATCTATATAGGTGGCTCAACGAATCCCGTTCTGAGGGGTTCTGCGGCATTATCGGCTTCCAAAATATGGGACAGTTAGAGAAGAATTACGGTAAAGAAGTAGCTAAGGCTATCCTTGGCGCTTGCAGTTCTAAATTCATTTTTAATCCTGGTGAAAATGAATCAGCGCAATTATTCTCTAGCTTTTTAGGTGATGAGGAAATTAAGTATAAACAGAAAAGCCGTTCTAGTGGTAGTAAAAATAATAGCACCAGCATTAGTGAGCAAGAAAAAACTAGAAAGCTGTTTGAATCGGCTCAATTCCTGAAACTAATTGCAGGTAAATGTGTTTTTATTAATCCTGCCTACGCCAACAATAATGAGGGATCTGTTCCACTACTAAAGACGATTAAAATCTCTCAACCTCTCAAAAATGTTGATAAATATAATCAACTTAAATGGGCAAGAATTGTTAGTTTAGCCGCCAGGAAGAGTACCCAGAAATTTCCCTCCCAGCAAGATTTAGCTTTACGGGTGAATCTTGTTGAACAGCATTTTCCCCTTCCCGATAATCCAGGGGCTGTTTCTAATACTGGACTGACAGCTAAAGAAGTCGGCAACATAATTAATCAAGGAAGTTCTCAAAATGGAATTTAA
- the ltrA gene encoding group II intron reverse transcriptase/maturase, protein MESEQDKPHKPRIDPTIQWQSIPWKKLERRVYKLQKRIYQAANREDVTTVRQLQKTLLKSWSAKCIAVRKVTQDNQGKKTAGVDGVKLLTPHQRLQLVKRLKLSSKANAVRRVWIPKPLTQEKRPLGIPTMYDRALQALVKMALEPEWEARFEPNSYGFRPGRSVHDAISAIYLNIKQKAKYVLDADICKCFERINHEALLTKLNTFPSLRRQIKAWLRAGVLDGDSLFPNLEGTPQGGVISPLLANIALHGLENQIKMAFPRIDRKINGKKRTIRPPALIRYADDFVVIHEDLSIVQKCQTLIADWLKGIGLELKPSKTSLTHTFQSYEGKLGFDFLGFHIRQYPVGNYLSAKNSYGQLLGFKTLITPSKDKLKQHLLHIARIIDTHALSPQETLISKLNPVIKGWANFYSIGVSSRAFSKADFLTYQKLRAWATNRCTHSSKHEIANKYWRVAQTNKWCFSTPDGHQLIKHSDTKIIRHVKVKDNRSPYDGDWVYWSCRMGHHPEAPTTVATLLKEQQGKCAHCGLFFRDGDLMEVDHVIPKSRKGKNSYNNLQLLHRHCHDTKTVTDGSISRSVLTQDYLEAHPF, encoded by the coding sequence ATGGAATCAGAACAAGACAAACCGCACAAACCCCGAATTGACCCGACCATTCAATGGCAGTCCATTCCCTGGAAGAAGCTGGAACGTCGAGTTTACAAGCTGCAAAAAAGAATATACCAAGCCGCGAATCGTGAAGATGTCACTACAGTTCGCCAGCTTCAGAAAACCCTACTCAAGTCCTGGTCAGCAAAATGTATTGCGGTCAGAAAGGTAACTCAGGATAATCAAGGGAAAAAGACGGCTGGGGTAGATGGTGTCAAACTATTAACACCCCACCAACGTTTGCAACTGGTTAAACGTCTCAAACTCTCTTCCAAAGCAAATGCTGTGCGAAGAGTCTGGATACCAAAGCCTCTAACCCAAGAAAAAAGACCTCTGGGTATTCCCACAATGTATGACCGTGCATTGCAAGCCTTAGTCAAAATGGCACTAGAACCCGAATGGGAAGCACGTTTTGAACCTAATTCTTATGGCTTTCGACCAGGGCGTTCGGTGCATGATGCAATTAGTGCAATTTATCTTAATATCAAGCAAAAGGCAAAGTATGTGCTAGATGCTGATATTTGCAAGTGCTTTGAACGCATCAACCATGAAGCATTATTGACAAAACTGAACACATTTCCCAGCCTACGCCGTCAAATCAAAGCATGGCTCAGGGCTGGGGTGTTAGATGGAGATAGTTTATTTCCTAACCTGGAAGGGACACCACAAGGAGGCGTTATATCTCCTTTGCTGGCAAATATTGCCTTACATGGGTTAGAAAATCAGATTAAGATGGCATTTCCGCGAATAGACCGCAAAATTAATGGTAAGAAGCGGACAATTCGACCACCAGCCTTAATCAGATATGCAGATGACTTTGTGGTCATCCATGAAGACCTCTCCATAGTTCAAAAATGTCAAACTCTAATTGCTGATTGGTTAAAAGGCATCGGACTAGAGTTAAAACCAAGTAAAACATCTTTAACTCATACTTTCCAATCTTATGAAGGAAAATTGGGTTTTGACTTTCTCGGATTTCATATTAGGCAATATCCCGTAGGAAACTACCTAAGTGCCAAAAATTCGTATGGTCAGTTACTTGGATTTAAAACCCTGATTACTCCAAGCAAGGATAAGTTGAAACAGCATTTGCTTCACATCGCCCGAATAATTGACACCCATGCTCTCTCTCCACAAGAAACTCTCATCAGTAAATTAAATCCTGTGATCAAAGGGTGGGCAAACTTTTATTCTATCGGTGTCAGTAGCAGAGCTTTTTCAAAAGCGGACTTTTTAACTTATCAAAAACTGCGTGCTTGGGCTACTAATAGATGTACTCACAGTAGTAAGCACGAAATTGCTAACAAATACTGGAGAGTAGCTCAAACAAATAAATGGTGTTTTAGTACACCTGATGGTCATCAGCTTATTAAGCACAGTGATACCAAAATTATCAGACACGTCAAAGTGAAAGATAATCGCAGTCCCTACGATGGAGATTGGGTTTACTGGAGTTGCAGAATGGGTCATCACCCAGAAGCGCCTACAACAGTTGCAACTTTATTAAAAGAGCAACAAGGTAAATGCGCTCATTGCGGACTCTTTTTCCGTGATGGAGATTTGATGGAAGTTGACCATGTTATTCCTAAATCTAGAAAAGGGAAAAACTCTTACAACAACCTCCAATTACTCCACCGCCATTGTCACGATACTAAAACTGTTACAGATGGGTCAATCTCACGTTCAGTTTTAACACAGGATTATCTAGAGGCTCATCCCTTTTAA